The Cyprinus carpio isolate SPL01 chromosome A5, ASM1834038v1, whole genome shotgun sequence genome has a segment encoding these proteins:
- the LOC109075994 gene encoding metal cation symporter ZIP14-like isoform X2 has translation MSSSARRATGRVMSLRQANGCKQLTLTIGLTLTLGLLQWPIAAVSGQDGLSPTQVLQELLTRYGDNTSISVPQLRALLMRLNGDPSGDPSGDHDAQTQPTKTNVSKCLAADTLAVYGMSEQSRIDERGLHDICPTIIQQLDSQACKTQQDQESESSPRPTDAEVWGYSFLSVTLISAFALTGVFVAPLMKTRFMRRILIYFIALSIGTLLSTAILQLLPEAFGFDPMEDYYVSKSAVVFGGFYLFFFTEKILKMILKPKDRGGHGHGHSHFPAEHYANSNGDLEDGVMEKLQNGEAGEASLPRVEGDVRGLGEDDKMISTGQTVQDSQSSGGAGTGGCYWLKGRAYSDIGTLAWMITLSDGLHNFIDGLAIGASFTASVFQGISTSVAILCEEFPHELGDFVILLNAGMSIQQALFFNFLSACCCYLGMGFGILAGNNFSPNWIFALAGGMFLYIALADMFPEMNEVVSLEVEDGGIVSVFAFVIVIAVYSGQIQLA, from the exons TGCTCGACGTGCTACTGGTAGAGTCATGAGCCTGAGACAAGCCAATGGCTGCAAACAGCTGACCTTGACCATTGGCCTGACCCTGACTCTAGGCCTGCTGCAGTGGCCAATAGCAGCTGTTAGTGGTCAGGATGGATTGTCCCCTACACAAGTCCTTCAGGAGCTGCTGACACGCTATGGTGACAACACCAGCATCTCTGTCCCTCAGCTGCGAGCACTCCTCATGCGCTTAAATGGAGACCCGAGTGGAGACCCGAGTGGAGACCATGATGCACAGACACAGCCCACCAAAACCAACGTGTCTAAG TGCTTGGCTGCAGACACTTTGGCAGTGTATGGGATGAGCGAACAGTCTCGTATAGATGAACGTGGCCTGCATGATATCTGCCCTACCATTATACAGCAGCTGGACTCACAAGCGTGCAAGACCCAACAGGACCAAGAGTCTGAGAGCAGCCCCAGACCCACTGATGCTGAGG tGTGGGGTTACTCATTTTTGAGTGTGACTCTGATTAGTGCGTTCGCTTTGACTGGTGTGTTTGTGGCGCCCCTGATGAAGACGCGGTTCATGCGCAGAATACTCATCTATTTCATCGCTCTGTCCATCGGAACGTTGTTGTCCACCGCCATCCTGCAGCTCCTGCCTGAG GCCTTTGGATTTGACCCCATGGAAGATTATTATGTGTCCAAGTCTGCTGTCGTGTTTGGAGGATTCTACCTGTTCTTCTTTACAGAGAAAATCCTGAAGATGATCTTGAAGCCAAAGGACAGG GGGGGGCATGGCCACGGCCACAGTCACTTTCCTGCAGAGCACTATGCCAACTCTAATGGTGACTTGGAGGATGGTGTGATGGAGAAACTGCAGAATGGAGAGGCTGGGGAAGCATCTTTACCCAGAGTGGAAGGTGATGTCAGAGGGCTTGGAGAAGATGACAAAATGATCAGCACTGGGCAGACAGTACAG GACTCTCAGAGTTCAGGTGGTGCTGGAACGGGTGGATGTTATTGGCTTAAGGGCAGGGCATACTCTGACATCGGTACTCTGGCATGGATGATCACTTTGAGCGACGGTCTGCACAATTTCATTGATGGTTTGGCTATCGGAGCCTCCTTCACTGCTTCTGTGTTTCAGGGCATCAGTACATCAGTGGCAATTCTGTGTGAAGAGTTTCCACATGAGTTGG GTGATTTTGTAATCCTGCTAAACGCTGGCATGAGCATCCAGCAGGCACTCTTCTTTAACTTCCTGTCAGCGTGCTGCTGTTATCTGGGCATGGGCTTCGGAATCCTGGCAGGGAACAATTTCTCTCCTAACTGGATCTTTGCTCTAGCCGGAGGCATGTTCCTCTACATTGCACTGGCTGATATG TTTCCGGAGATGAATGAGGTGGTTAGTTTAGAAGTGGAGGATGGAGGGATTGTATCTGTGTTTGCTTTCGTGATTGTGATTGCAGTGTACTCTGGCCAGATACAGCTTGCATAG
- the susd2 gene encoding sushi domain-containing protein 2, with product MCKYNNKIHLCMFIVLLLQLFSRTAAQSCARSCGEKFNTCSCHATCESLKDCCADYKLFCLDIEPHSGSLLGGTDFKILNATFEQSINLTCRFNSEILTEGYVDENGVGHCITPLLYESGWIPFEVSTDGVNYDRSGRWLSVHHSKLSPFYKIIFANATQWQYYGTPNVSGDLKMIWIPSLIKAERVNIELWGYNETGKAYSANWEAEWKYLYTVGRDVPNNGVFSFTPQIAEHLYSLWDLGSMRVSPSTKPDGARDVNALWSGAHAIAWHLEEAFRKDSAGWALEKCINWDKEEKAMPNFLTEITDCPCTLAQARADTGRFHTDYGCDIEAGSLCIYHPGAVHCVRAIQGSPEYGAGQQCCYDSTGAQVLTGDSIGGSTPDRGHDWGEPPYKKPPRVPGFSHWKYDVISFYYCCLWSDNCKYYFTHRPSSDCRTYRPPRAAAVLGDPHFMTFDGVTFTFNGKGEYSLLHSSDYELSVQGRTEPMKFENGTVAMATRLSSVAMREKDSDVIEVRLRNQVDELQVLMNQQVLSFSEQKWIDLKGVFVFSPKPTDVTVMFPSGTGVEVRAGGGVMTLTILLPHDLQNHTQGLLGTMNDEPEDDFTSSNGVIIPLNSSAQDIFTYCAGWAIRNETSLFTYDSTHLLNEYYYAPKHDPSFIPNFSVTEDPEDPLLEPTLNLCAGEGASFCKYDALSMRSLEQGNATLLAYRSHTSTKKALEPVQSCGWLSPPNHGWKEGTLYLEGATVTFSCNSGYRLYGSQERTCQAGGKWSGQDTHCVADNTLAIVLGSVGAVLALVVMVIAIVVYTKKQKKEAMKQQDDKVTYQQHGSHL from the exons ATGtgcaaatataacaacaaaatccATCTCTGTATGTTCATAGTGCTGCTCCTTCAGCTGTTTTCCAGGACGGCAG CGCAGTCATGTGCCAGGAGCTGTGGTGAGAAGTTTAACACATGCTCCTGTCATGCAACATGTGAATCTCTGAAGGACTGTTGTGCAGATTATAAACTGTTTTGCCTTGACATTGAACCACACTCTGGATCTTTGCTGGGAGGCACAGACTTCAAAATCCTCAATGCTACATTTGAGCAGAGCATTAACCTTACTTGCAG GTTTAACTCAGAGATTCTGACGGAGGGCTATGTGGATGAGAACGGAGTGGGTCACTGTATCACTCCGCTGCTCTATGAGTCTGGCTGGATCCCTTTTGAGGTGTCTACAGATGGAGTCAACTATGACAGATCAGGGCGGTGGCTCTCAG TCCACCACAGTAAGCTGAGTCCTTTTTACAAGATAATTTTTGCCAATGCCACACAGTGGCAGTACTATGGCACTCCTAACGTCAGCGGGGATTTAAAGATGATATGGATCCCATCTCTAATAAAAGCAGAGAGAGTCAACATTGAGCTGTGGGGTTACAATGAGACTG GGAAGGCATATTCTGCAAACTGGGAGGCTGAGTGGAAGTATCTGTACACAGTGGGCAGAGATGTACCCAATAATGGAGTTTTCAGTTTCACCCCACAAATCGCAGAACATTTATATTCCCTTTGGGACCTAGGGAGCATGCGGGTCAGTCCCAGCACTAAACCAGACGGAGCCCG AGATGTTAACGCCCTGTGGAGTGGAGCGCATGCGATCGCCTGGCATCTAGAGGAGGCGTTCAGGAAGGACTCTGCAGGCTGGGCCCTGGAGAAGTGTATCAATTGGGATAAAGAAGAGAAAGCAATGCCCAACTTCCTTACTGAGATCACCGACTGCCCGTGCACACTGGCCCAGGCCCGTGCAGACACCGGAAGATTTCAT actgATTATGGCTGTGATATCGAGGCAGGTAGTTTGTGCATTTACCATCCAGGTGCAGTTCACTGCGTCAGAGCCATACAGGGCAG TCCTGAGTATGGTGCCGGTCAGCAGTGTTGCTATGACAGCACTGGAGCTCAGGTGCTCACGGGAGACTCTATTGGTGGCAGCACCCCAGATCGAGGGCACGACTGGGGGGAGCCGCCATACAAGAAACCACCCAGAGTTCCAGGATTCTCTCACTGGAAGTATGATGTCATCAGTTTCTACTACTGCTGCCTGTGGTCAGACAACTGCAAATACTACTTCACTCACCGCCCGTCCAGTGACTGCAGAACATATCGTCCTCCTAGAGCAG CTGCTGTGCTTGGTGACCCTCACTTCATGACCTTCGATGGTGTGACTTTCACCTTCAATGGGAAAGGAGAGTACAGTCTGCTTCACTCTTCAGACTATGAGCTGTCTGTGCAAGGCAGGACTGAACCAATGAAATTTGAGAATG GTACTGTTGCTATGGCAACACGACTCAGCTCGGTGGCCATGAGGGAGAAAGACTCTGATGTCATCGAGGTGCGTCTCAGAAACCAGGTAGATGAGCTCCAAGTCTTAATGAACCAACAGGTGCTTTCCTTCTCTGAGCAAAAATGGATCGACCTTAAAG gtgtttttgttttttcccctaaaCCTACTGATGTGACGGTGATGTTTCCGTCCGGGACAGGGGTTGAGGTCAGGGCAGGTGGAGGGGTCATGACCCTTACCATCCTACTGCCGCATGATTTACAGAACCACACGCAGGGGCTGCTCGGTACAATGAATGATGAGCCTGAAGATGATTTCACCTCTAGTAATGGTGTGATCATCCCTCTCAATAGCAGTGCACAGGATATATTCACCTATTGTGCTGGCT GGGCCATTAGGAATGAGACTTCACTGTTTACTTATGACTCAACCCACCTCCTGAATGAATATTACTATGCCCCGAAGCATGATCCATCTTTCATCCCAAACTTTTCCGTGACTGAAGACCCAGAGGATCCCCTGCTGGAGCCAACACTGAACCTATGTGCCGGAGAGGGGGCTTCATTCTGTAAATATGACGCACTAAGCATGCGCAGTCTGGAACAAGGCAATGCCACACTGCTGGCCTACAGGAGTCATACATCCACCAAGAAAGCTCTGGAGCCTG TGCAATCCTGTGGTTGGTTGTCACCACCTAATCACGGTTGGAAGGAAGGAACCTTGTACCTGGAGGGGGCAACGGTCACGTTCTCATGTAACAGTGGATACCGTCTCTATGGGTCCCAAGAACGCACCTGTCAAGCAGGCGGCAAGTGGTCTGGACAGGATACGCACTGTGTGGCTG
- the LOC109075994 gene encoding metal cation symporter ZIP14-like isoform X1, whose translation MSSSARRATGRVMSLRQANGCKQLTLTIGLTLTLGLLQWPIAAVSGQDGLSPTQVLQELLTRYGDNTSISVPQLRALLMRLNGDPSGDPSGDHDAQTQPTKTNVSKCLAADTLAVYGMSEQSRIDERGLHDICPTIIQQLDSQACKTQQDQESESSPRPTDAEVWGYGFLCVTVISLCSLFGASVVPFMRKTFYKRLLLYFIALAIGTLYSNALFQLIPEAFGFDPMEDYYVSKSAVVFGGFYLFFFTEKILKMILKPKDRGGHGHGHSHFPAEHYANSNGDLEDGVMEKLQNGEAGEASLPRVEGDVRGLGEDDKMISTGQTVQDSQSSGGAGTGGCYWLKGRAYSDIGTLAWMITLSDGLHNFIDGLAIGASFTASVFQGISTSVAILCEEFPHELGDFVILLNAGMSIQQALFFNFLSACCCYLGMGFGILAGNNFSPNWIFALAGGMFLYIALADMFPEMNEVVSLEVEDGGIVSVFAFVIVIAVYSGQIQLA comes from the exons TGCTCGACGTGCTACTGGTAGAGTCATGAGCCTGAGACAAGCCAATGGCTGCAAACAGCTGACCTTGACCATTGGCCTGACCCTGACTCTAGGCCTGCTGCAGTGGCCAATAGCAGCTGTTAGTGGTCAGGATGGATTGTCCCCTACACAAGTCCTTCAGGAGCTGCTGACACGCTATGGTGACAACACCAGCATCTCTGTCCCTCAGCTGCGAGCACTCCTCATGCGCTTAAATGGAGACCCGAGTGGAGACCCGAGTGGAGACCATGATGCACAGACACAGCCCACCAAAACCAACGTGTCTAAG TGCTTGGCTGCAGACACTTTGGCAGTGTATGGGATGAGCGAACAGTCTCGTATAGATGAACGTGGCCTGCATGATATCTGCCCTACCATTATACAGCAGCTGGACTCACAAGCGTGCAAGACCCAACAGGACCAAGAGTCTGAGAGCAGCCCCAGACCCACTGATGCTGAGG TGTGGGGGTATGGTTTCCTGTGTGTGACAGTGATATCTCTGTGTTCACTGTTCGGGGCGAGTGTGGTTCCCTTCATGAGGAAAACCTTTTACAAGCGGTTGCTGCTGTACTTCATAGCCCTGGCCATTGGTACTCTGTACTCCAACGCCCTCTTTCAACTAATCCCAGAG GCCTTTGGATTTGACCCCATGGAAGATTATTATGTGTCCAAGTCTGCTGTCGTGTTTGGAGGATTCTACCTGTTCTTCTTTACAGAGAAAATCCTGAAGATGATCTTGAAGCCAAAGGACAGG GGGGGGCATGGCCACGGCCACAGTCACTTTCCTGCAGAGCACTATGCCAACTCTAATGGTGACTTGGAGGATGGTGTGATGGAGAAACTGCAGAATGGAGAGGCTGGGGAAGCATCTTTACCCAGAGTGGAAGGTGATGTCAGAGGGCTTGGAGAAGATGACAAAATGATCAGCACTGGGCAGACAGTACAG GACTCTCAGAGTTCAGGTGGTGCTGGAACGGGTGGATGTTATTGGCTTAAGGGCAGGGCATACTCTGACATCGGTACTCTGGCATGGATGATCACTTTGAGCGACGGTCTGCACAATTTCATTGATGGTTTGGCTATCGGAGCCTCCTTCACTGCTTCTGTGTTTCAGGGCATCAGTACATCAGTGGCAATTCTGTGTGAAGAGTTTCCACATGAGTTGG GTGATTTTGTAATCCTGCTAAACGCTGGCATGAGCATCCAGCAGGCACTCTTCTTTAACTTCCTGTCAGCGTGCTGCTGTTATCTGGGCATGGGCTTCGGAATCCTGGCAGGGAACAATTTCTCTCCTAACTGGATCTTTGCTCTAGCCGGAGGCATGTTCCTCTACATTGCACTGGCTGATATG TTTCCGGAGATGAATGAGGTGGTTAGTTTAGAAGTGGAGGATGGAGGGATTGTATCTGTGTTTGCTTTCGTGATTGTGATTGCAGTGTACTCTGGCCAGATACAGCTTGCATAG
- the LOC109075994 gene encoding metal cation symporter ZIP14-like isoform X3, whose protein sequence is MSLRQANGCKQLTLTIGLTLTLGLLQWPIAAVSGQDGLSPTQVLQELLTRYGDNTSISVPQLRALLMRLNGDPSGDPSGDHDAQTQPTKTNVSKCLAADTLAVYGMSEQSRIDERGLHDICPTIIQQLDSQACKTQQDQESESSPRPTDAEVWGYGFLCVTVISLCSLFGASVVPFMRKTFYKRLLLYFIALAIGTLYSNALFQLIPEAFGFDPMEDYYVSKSAVVFGGFYLFFFTEKILKMILKPKDRGGHGHGHSHFPAEHYANSNGDLEDGVMEKLQNGEAGEASLPRVEGDVRGLGEDDKMISTGQTVQDSQSSGGAGTGGCYWLKGRAYSDIGTLAWMITLSDGLHNFIDGLAIGASFTASVFQGISTSVAILCEEFPHELGDFVILLNAGMSIQQALFFNFLSACCCYLGMGFGILAGNNFSPNWIFALAGGMFLYIALADMFPEMNEVVSLEVEDGGIVSVFAFVIVIAVYSGQIQLA, encoded by the exons ATGAGCCTGAGACAAGCCAATGGCTGCAAACAGCTGACCTTGACCATTGGCCTGACCCTGACTCTAGGCCTGCTGCAGTGGCCAATAGCAGCTGTTAGTGGTCAGGATGGATTGTCCCCTACACAAGTCCTTCAGGAGCTGCTGACACGCTATGGTGACAACACCAGCATCTCTGTCCCTCAGCTGCGAGCACTCCTCATGCGCTTAAATGGAGACCCGAGTGGAGACCCGAGTGGAGACCATGATGCACAGACACAGCCCACCAAAACCAACGTGTCTAAG TGCTTGGCTGCAGACACTTTGGCAGTGTATGGGATGAGCGAACAGTCTCGTATAGATGAACGTGGCCTGCATGATATCTGCCCTACCATTATACAGCAGCTGGACTCACAAGCGTGCAAGACCCAACAGGACCAAGAGTCTGAGAGCAGCCCCAGACCCACTGATGCTGAGG TGTGGGGGTATGGTTTCCTGTGTGTGACAGTGATATCTCTGTGTTCACTGTTCGGGGCGAGTGTGGTTCCCTTCATGAGGAAAACCTTTTACAAGCGGTTGCTGCTGTACTTCATAGCCCTGGCCATTGGTACTCTGTACTCCAACGCCCTCTTTCAACTAATCCCAGAG GCCTTTGGATTTGACCCCATGGAAGATTATTATGTGTCCAAGTCTGCTGTCGTGTTTGGAGGATTCTACCTGTTCTTCTTTACAGAGAAAATCCTGAAGATGATCTTGAAGCCAAAGGACAGG GGGGGGCATGGCCACGGCCACAGTCACTTTCCTGCAGAGCACTATGCCAACTCTAATGGTGACTTGGAGGATGGTGTGATGGAGAAACTGCAGAATGGAGAGGCTGGGGAAGCATCTTTACCCAGAGTGGAAGGTGATGTCAGAGGGCTTGGAGAAGATGACAAAATGATCAGCACTGGGCAGACAGTACAG GACTCTCAGAGTTCAGGTGGTGCTGGAACGGGTGGATGTTATTGGCTTAAGGGCAGGGCATACTCTGACATCGGTACTCTGGCATGGATGATCACTTTGAGCGACGGTCTGCACAATTTCATTGATGGTTTGGCTATCGGAGCCTCCTTCACTGCTTCTGTGTTTCAGGGCATCAGTACATCAGTGGCAATTCTGTGTGAAGAGTTTCCACATGAGTTGG GTGATTTTGTAATCCTGCTAAACGCTGGCATGAGCATCCAGCAGGCACTCTTCTTTAACTTCCTGTCAGCGTGCTGCTGTTATCTGGGCATGGGCTTCGGAATCCTGGCAGGGAACAATTTCTCTCCTAACTGGATCTTTGCTCTAGCCGGAGGCATGTTCCTCTACATTGCACTGGCTGATATG TTTCCGGAGATGAATGAGGTGGTTAGTTTAGAAGTGGAGGATGGAGGGATTGTATCTGTGTTTGCTTTCGTGATTGTGATTGCAGTGTACTCTGGCCAGATACAGCTTGCATAG